The Salmo trutta unplaced genomic scaffold, fSalTru1.1, whole genome shotgun sequence genome includes a window with the following:
- the LOC115187913 gene encoding 60S ribosomal protein L30 isoform X1: MVATKKTKKSLESINSRLQLVMKSGKYVLGYKQTQRMIRQGKAKLVILANNTPALRKSEIEYYAMLAKTGVHHYSGNNIELGTACGKYFRVCTLAIIDPGDSDIIRSMPDQPQGEK; this comes from the exons ATGGTGGCCACTAAGAAAACT AAAAAGTCCCTGGAGTCCATCAACTCTCGTCTTCAGCTGGTGATGAAGAGCGGTAAATACGTACTGGGCTACAAACAGACTCAGAGGATGATCCGCCAGGGCAAAGCCAAGCTGGTCATCCTGGCCAACAACACACCTGCCCTCAG GAAATCAGAGATAGAGTACTATGCTATGCTGGCTAAGACTGGGGTCCACCACTACAGTGGGAACAACATAGAGCTTGGCACAGCCTGTGGAAAGTACTTCAGAGTCTGTACACTGGCCATCATTGACCCTG GGGATTCAGACATCATCAGGAGTATGCCTGATCAGCCACAGGGGGAGAAGTAG
- the LOC115187913 gene encoding 60S ribosomal protein L30 isoform X2: MKSGKYVLGYKQTQRMIRQGKAKLVILANNTPALRKSEIEYYAMLAKTGVHHYSGNNIELGTACGKYFRVCTLAIIDPGDSDIIRSMPDQPQGEK; the protein is encoded by the exons ATGAAGAGCGGTAAATACGTACTGGGCTACAAACAGACTCAGAGGATGATCCGCCAGGGCAAAGCCAAGCTGGTCATCCTGGCCAACAACACACCTGCCCTCAG GAAATCAGAGATAGAGTACTATGCTATGCTGGCTAAGACTGGGGTCCACCACTACAGTGGGAACAACATAGAGCTTGGCACAGCCTGTGGAAAGTACTTCAGAGTCTGTACACTGGCCATCATTGACCCTG GGGATTCAGACATCATCAGGAGTATGCCTGATCAGCCACAGGGGGAGAAGTAG